DNA sequence from the Polyodon spathula isolate WHYD16114869_AA chromosome 19, ASM1765450v1, whole genome shotgun sequence genome:
ACCAACACAGCCTACATGGCTCAACCATGCTCTGAGGAAACCGTCCCCTTAAGGGTTGCTCGTCCATCAATTGCCTCTCAGAAAGACTGCCTGCAAAGGTGTCCATTAGTGCCAATTGCTTTTAAACATTGCCCACATCACATCAGAGCCACACATTTCCACAGTTCTTCTTCTTTTGCAATCCTGACCAAATAATACCACTGAACTTGTAACCCATAAATAATGAGTAAGATCTGTAGCATTCTTGTGTACATTTGAGTCCACCAGCCCACAGGACTACACTTACACTGGAATTGCATTAGACTGTAGTAGATGACACAATTAAAGATAAAGAGCATATAGAAATTGGGTGAAGGCTCTTGAACTCAAGTAGGAATGAATCATGTTCCACTTAGATCCCATCCAGACACATGGTGGAAAAAAGTAAGTGACAGAAAAATGAATTTGATACACTTTGTTTCAGACTCTGATATGTCTAGTCCAAATTCCGAGCCAGCTTGCATGTACACCCCTGGTGTAGCATGTAAAGCTTTTGTAAATGTTCACCTGTATAATAGGACATTGCGATGTATGAAATAAGACCATATCCTCAAGCAGAGTCAGACCCAGTCAGAACTCAAGTTTTAGTGCTGCTTGTTTGTAAACGTTAGTATTAACTGATGCCAATGGCTTGATTTCTTTGTCAAAGGGGTTTATATAATACCTGTAGTCAGCAGCCCATCGCGTatccgactgtggtgggaccagagcaAGGGCAGAGATGTAAAAAGTTTGAAATACTATTATACagagctgtaacaattactatattcacacaattattgttttcagattcagcttttattagggagctcatctaaatcctttgtttagaaaggcaaacaggatttatgtACATATCAACGCCCAGAAATGGTTGAgcacagagtacatacaacaTAGTGTATGAAAACCttagtgggatctacaatctttaaactaatcttttctgttcaataataaacaaacttcgACTACTCACTTGTTTTACTCACTCTTCTGtgtccaaccctggttctggttcttgctcactcacacacacacactgttccgTTGAGCTTGATCATGGCGCATAAACAGTAAGGGTGGACATGCGATGGGAGGATACAAGACAGATTACTCCATCTTTTTAGatttacaaaagtaaacatttggAAGGATATATCCTCAAGATGTTCATATACTGtgtcatttaaaacagaatccTAATCTTGGAGGCTTTCACCTACATTTTGCTAATGGGTGATTCATAGCCTTCTCACCAACTTTAGTGACAGATAAAACGTGTTCAATGAAGAGAACTCAAGTTCTTACCTTCACTGCACAAGAAAACCAATTCATCAAGCCTATTTTGCCACTACAGTGCATTTCCAAGATGTAGGTGTATCTGGGCTCTGATCTGTCATTCATCAAACTTCCATAGTAGCAACACATCAAGCTCATGAAGAACACAACAAACAAAGTAATTCATAATTACTGTAACTGTGCATTTTGAACCAAGCAAAGGTAGAAATGCGAGTCTGCTCCTGTTGGACCCATTCGTCCGTGCTGTTTGTAAATGTTACTGTACTTCAGCACTCACTCTAGTGGGCAACGGGGTAGAGCAGTGCTGAATGATTTAACACCACTAGTGCAAGAACTTATAATCCCCACTACTTTTTAACCAACAGCCTGTGATGTAATTGGGGTTAACAGTTTCTTGTTTTGACTAGGTTCTGTATCATAAATAAGGCAGTTAATACAGCTCAATGCCTACTGTTTAAGCCACTTTTGAATTCTTTGATAACCCAAGATGACAGGGGAGTTTCCACAAGGCTCTGGTCTGTGTCTTCAATTTGTACTTTGTGACACCTTAAAATAGTGGTAAGTAGTGGCCTGAATTAATGGTATACAGGCATGGCCGTAACTTGCTATGAGGACACTGACGTCGtgtcctcatatatatatatttttttgcatcataaatgctgatgctcatgtaaaaaaaGACTCCTCAactttctctgttggtttgccatgtaacatagatttgcAGATTGAATAGTAAATACAAAGCAGTCCTATAAGtcctgccagctatagcttggaacctaagtttgacctcggtagaatgccGGCTCTGGTTATGGCCCTGTATACAAGTATTACTTTATATCATCAGCTGACGGAGTGGTCATTAGCACCATTACATTAAACACACGTCACAAATAACCTGAAACCGTAGTCTAATTTTATCCTTCTCCTCTGCCTTTACTGGGAAGCTATTTATTGCTATTCTTTTTCACTCCAGCTGAGTCAAACTATACCAGCTAGTGCTGAAAGGGGCAGGGGCTTGAACATTAAAGGCAGCTTCACtggacatacatacatacatacaatatgtTTAGActcctgtactgtatgtgtgaccTGTGCAGTCATTCATAAATCATGCCTTTCACCTTTAAccaaggtgacttgcagagactagggtgtgtgaactatgtatcagcttcagagtcacttccaacaaagtctcacccaatagacagagcacaaggaggtttagtgacttgctcaggttcacacaATGAGTCACTGGTTGAGGCGGGATtttgacctcctggttacaagcccttttctttaaccactggaccacacagcctcatgtttAATGACATGTGGAGATTTGTTCTTTCACCAAACGTACTTGCATACTAAATATTGGCTTTGTTTTTCACCTCCTATTTCTTCTTCACTATATCTACTTTGCCTGTGTCTGTGTAGGTCGATTCTAACTAAATACGAACAGAGACTGTTTAATCATGCAGGAGCAAGCTGATCTTTGCATGGGCAGCATGACACTGTTTAGGTCTGGTACTGAACTATATTTAGCAGCACTTAAGTGAAATAGCATTAGTAATTAGAGTTATTTGGTTTAGTGCCAAATTTACTGTAAcatactactattaataatagaACATATGTTGATACATGTTGCTTGTAcattatattaaatttaaataaaactgtaaaaaaagctgatattataaacaaacagtttaaagcaTTACCATTCAGAATACCAAGCTAGAAGATTATTCAATTTCGGAGCCAAAAAGCACTTCTTTACATGATAATCAAAGGAACTGGTTGGCTTTCAGGTTTAAAATGGAGAGATCTGTTTTACAGCTCTATGCAGACATCTACAGATGCTCCTTCCAAAATGTCCCATTAGCAGCAAGAGTCCAATTTCAAGGCTGATGTTTTATTTCAGTGTAGacctatttacaaaaaaagttgttttcatgttttataggCACTCTCTATCAGCTGTGATGAATTGTCATCTGTGCCTTTAACCAAATCACCATCCACAGTCATAAAATATGTGTTAGCTTCACCCCTTCCCCTGGGGTTCACTTGTGGTCATTGCCAAATGTATAACAAATCATTGTACATTCCTGGACCTCCTATCTGAAATAGGCTAGATGTTAGATAGCAGAGAATGGAAAGAATGAAGAGGGGGCATAATATGGTTTTGCCATTTCTAATACTCTAAGCTGATTTTGATATGTGCAACAAGGTCTGGAtctgttttaatgtgcttttttccCTCTACAGAATTTAGAATTTATTACATTGTACCAGGCGACTGTCCTCCATCTACTGTATTATATCTGGTTAGCAAACTCAATAAataagtacaatataaataaatatccttTTAGATAAAAATAGAACATGCTGTTTAATTGGAATGTTATGTGTCCAATTAATGACACAGGGCTGTCTTATTGATTATAAAGTGAAGCAATATTTATACTCTTATACTGTCTGGAAGAAAACAGTATCTGTCAtgcataaacatgcattttcacacCAAGTGAAAAATTGAGAAGGCTAAGCAAAAAAACACCCATCTGCCCCAGATTCCTTTTTTAACCATCCTGTTTTCCAATAAAATTATTCACACAGGAAAAAGCTTGCGCTTCAGAAACTACATTGATTTTTAAAGCAGTGatatgattatgttttttttttttttttttaaatagtataacatgctgaaataattaaaaagggcATCCTTGTATTTAAGCCCCTTGGCTTActgctacattttaaaatcacatgCCATATTTGTGAACTTATTAGTTGCTTTCAAATACACTTACATGATTACATAAACATAAATACTTTGGGGATTACTTTTGACTAAGAAGTGTATAAAGACATATTTAAAAGTAACACTTACCTGCTCCAACATCCACATGTCATGTCTAGTATTAATGTAGTGCTGTCTGGAAGTGGCCCTCACTGGTTCACTTCCCATAGAGAACAATGgagtattattttctttaatacattCTTGCACAAGGTAATTGTTTGTTCTGAccaagtgctttatttatttactcactgGGAGATTGTTTTTATGAAGGGCTGTGGACAGCAACTATAGGCCCCATAATTACTTTAAGACCTGCCAGCTTCTTCAACTCGCCTctctaaaccacaaatgaattTGTTTTTACTCAACatgtaaagtcaatgtgaattgcaCGAACCGCCCCTTTAAATGCATTGACTTGTTACGAACAGAACACACCTGCCCAGGTGAATGATTTCCTGCAAGGATTGTTTCTGTCAGTCAGACCTATACAGCTTActgatttgcttatttatttgacCCCCCCAAAGGTCAACCAAATAAGCACTAACTTATGTTTTACCGGCAGTCATATTATCTAAAATCACTAATTTATCAAAATTGAAGAGTTCAATATTGAATAACCAATCCGTTCAGTTTTGGAGTAATGGAGGCCTTGCACGCCTGAGGGCAGCACATGTGGGCCTCGGGTTAACTCGAATTGCTCACCCCTGGATTAttagaaattagaaaataaaaggttgtataACATCTTTCCTTAGCCCAAATCTTTAATTGATTATAAACCTCTAAGGACTACCAAAGACTATAGTCTCCATGGTTGCATGTGGATGGGTAATGcagaatatgtaattatgtctTTATTATAGACATTCTTCCTTGAATTGGAATAGTCTTGCTCAAACCTAAAAGACTACTTTTCAAAGGTCAATCAAAACATGAAATTATTAATGGAAGCTCCATCCAGCGTTGAAACTCACCATGGGTACTACAAAAAGACAACATATTTAGTGATTTCTAGGAAACTGGTTTTGGATGTGGCTATTTATGTCACTGTAACATAATCttagaaagctgcagttttatgTAAAGCAATGAGATTTAAAGAAGGTGTATGATTGATGTTATAAAATAGAACCTGCAGTGGATTTGAAGACCTCTGGGAAGTGTCAGTAGACATTCACATAAAATGATATCCTCTGGAATACATGCAATATAAAAGTtgactatagtaaaagcatagcacagtgtacgAATGCAGTAAAAGAAACCAGATAGTTATGCtaaatagtatattaaaaaaataataataaccatggcaaacaatggtaaactgtggtaaactattgtaaatgcatagtatagccaaaGGAATGCAATGTGGGCAAAAGTTAAGTGCCTTAATATCCACCATTCCAATGACACTAAGCTGCTGTTTCTTTCTTGCAGATGTGTCAGTGAGCTTGCTCTCTCTGGTTGTGACGGCCTGTGGACTAGCTCTCTTTGGTGTGTCTCTTTTTGTCTCTTGGAAGCTGTGTTGGATCCCGTGGCGTGAACGTGGTATTTCCTCTGCAAACAAAGAGAGTCAGTCCGAGCAGCTCACTTACACCGATGTGGAGGTCAACGACAATGAGTACGGCCAGGATTATGTGAAGGAAGCCACCGCCGTTCCAGAGTCTGCCATGAAGATCAGCCACACCTCCCCTGACATCCCGCTTGAAGCCGAGTCAGTGGTGAAAGAGAACTGCATCCACAATGTGCGAGTGCAGAGGCAGATTACTGAACCAACATCTTCTGTTAGGTTAGTTGCcttttttttggctatttttatgCTTAGTATGAGCTTGTGTTACAAGATGAAAAAATATGTTTCCCTGCAGGTGTTAGATCAGCAGTGCAGTCTAAAGAGTAAAGGGATTACAGCTTTATAAAGGTCCATGCCATTGGATTTCTTTAGTGCATGTTAAATGATACTATAATGATGGATTTAAAAatatctcttcttttttttttcaaaggcacAACTCAATACGGAGGCAACTGAATCTCTCCAACCCGGATTTCAGTATCCAGCAATTTCAAAAGCAGGATTCCCTCACAGGTCTTGGGCGGATTAAACCTGAGCTGTATAAACAAAGATCTGTGGATACCGATGATGGAAAGAGAAATAATAGCAAATCCTGTGGAAAGCTCAATTTCATTCTTAAATTTGACTGTGACTTGGAACAGCTGATTGTTAAAATCCACAAAGCGGTTGACCTGCCAGCCAAAGACTTCTCTGGCACATCAGACCCCTATGTGAAGATCTACTTACTGCCTGATCGCAAAACCAAACACCAGACTAAAGTGCACAGGAAAACTCTGAACCCTGTGTTTGATGAGGTCTTCTTATTCCCTGTGGCCTACAACGAACTGCCCTCGCGAAAGCTGCACTTCAGTGTGTACGACTTCGACAGATTCTCCAGGCATGATATTATTGGACAGGTAGTAGTAGACAACTTTTTAGATTTGGTGGATTTTCCAAGAGAAACAAATCTCTGGAGAGACATTCAATATGTCACCACGGTaagtaccttttttctttttttacaaacagtTTATAATTGAAcgcatgtttgtttatttattttttacactggaACTCCCTTTCAATCACTGTGTGTTGTGATAAATTGACTCCCATGATCCTTAGCGACCAAGAAATCTGAGTTAATAACAGGGCAAGAAAtagagatgtttttatttttaagtaaaatagtTAAACATCTTTACACAAAGTAATAGCTTTTATtcgattttagaaaaaaaaagtgctttgaagtactatattcagaaaaaaaaaactattttaatcaaTCAAAAGTTTAAGACAAAACAGCATTTGATGGTATAACAGCTTAAATATTGTGCCAGTATCTATTTAAGTTTGATAAACTGCTTAATGAAAACGTCACCATTCACTTCAATTAGTATATAGCAGAAAGTGTTTTTAGATGAAACCCATCACAGCACATAACCATCATAAAGAACACAGAACAGTTTTCAGGGGTCTTAGGAAATAAATGCTCACAGATATAGGAAACATTTATTGTAAGAGTGTCCATTGAAATTAAGCTGAAATATCATACACATAAATGTAAATGCCAGAGTACTTTTTAACACAAGGAACTGCAGTTCTAAGGCTGATCCAAAACTGTAACTCATGTTTCCATGCAACTATGAAATGTCATTTCTGTTCAGCGTTGCCACTTGC
Encoded proteins:
- the LOC121294474 gene encoding synaptotagmin-9-like, whose amino-acid sequence is MVSRPFASAARGAVCAEACFGLTSCTERCESVSNKGIEWCGAAREPLHSEGCWWEMPGDREDEICQKALQLLSDLCSKGEVQNDSCQDFINYIRYRSIPRYPDSDVSVSLLSLVVTACGLALFGVSLFVSWKLCWIPWRERGISSANKESQSEQLTYTDVEVNDNEYGQDYVKEATAVPESAMKISHTSPDIPLEAESVVKENCIHNVRVQRQITEPTSSVRHNSIRRQLNLSNPDFSIQQFQKQDSLTGLGRIKPELYKQRSVDTDDGKRNNSKSCGKLNFILKFDCDLEQLIVKIHKAVDLPAKDFSGTSDPYVKIYLLPDRKTKHQTKVHRKTLNPVFDEVFLFPVAYNELPSRKLHFSVYDFDRFSRHDIIGQVVVDNFLDLVDFPRETNLWRDIQYVTTDNVDLGDLMFSLCYLPTAGRLTITMIKARNLKAMDITGASDPYVKVSLMCEGRRLKKRKTSTKRNTLNPIYNEAIVFDVPPENIDQISLLIAVMDYDRVGHNEVIGICRVGSSAESLGRDHWNEMLTYPRKPIAHWHPLTEWVGQTTTGGSQGGSCNSLKAPSP